The nucleotide sequence TGCTTTCAACCTTATGAAATGCCAAATAGAGAATCCAGTCATGCTTTgctggacttctgacctacaaaAAACTGTGAGATAATGGGTAGGTGTTGTGTTAAGCTGCTGAATGTAACTTGTTATACAGCAATGGAAAAGCACTACAACAACTTCACTGTCATTATTCACAAATATCTGTAGCCCATTGCACTTTCAAAAACATCTAGTTGTCCATCCCCCCACAACATATAcagtttcctcttcttcctcattgTAAAACTACTGATGTTTAGCTGAGCATAGCTGCCTGGGATAAAGACTCTACTTCCTAGCCTCTCTCTCTGGTCTGGTGTGGCAGGTGTGACTAAACTGTAGCTAATGGCACGCAACCGGAATGTGGGGTGCATCTTTCAGAAGGCTTCTGTAAAGCGAGCTGGTggccctttcttccttcctccttcctggcgGGCTGTAAGGCTGATGTAATGGTTGGAGTGCAGGGAGCCAGGTTGGGCCATGAGATGGCATGCAAAAGATGGTAGAATGGCAAGAAGGGAAACTCAGCTGTGATGATCATAAAACTGCAGTCCGGCCCTACACTCTTCATGTGTGCATTCTTCCATGGGAGACAGAAATAATCTTTCTTGGGTAAGCCGTTATTATTTTGGGTTTACTGTTACTACAGTCTCATTATAATTAGTATTGCAATATGGAGGCTCCCTTTCCCAAGAAATGAAGGATCAAGTTTGAGCTGTGGGCAGTTATCTTTTTAGACGTTGACTAATTCATCATCTAGCAACACACTGTTGGACTCCCTTTCGTCCTAGTTGTAATATATGACCAGATGGTGCCAATCAGCCTTCTTCATTCTTGACACAGTTCCAACCTTCTCTGGAATTACTCAGCGCTCCAGGTGTCCACCCCTCCCTATTTATACAAATAAGGAGAAATGAGTGTACCTTATGAGGAGATAAATTACCTACTATTTTCATACTCTCCTACTTATCAGAATTAACTACAAATATGCCATTATATTTGTTCTTTTCCACTTGGTATATTAATCatctttttgcccattttatagtgactttttcctctttgaatgtCACTCCAGAGTCATGGATTTTAAAAGTTCACCTTGTTCTGATtacttatattctttttaaaaaaattttttttaaagaagattttatttatttgtttgagagagagagtgagagagagcacaagtggggctAGGGGCAGAGGGctaggaggagggagaagcagactcccaaccaagtgaggagcctgatcccaggaacctgaggtcactacctgagcccaagggaggtgcttaactgattgagccacccaggtgcctctatttttttccttttgatgatCAAATTGTCAGAACATGTCAGGCGGGAGCATTTTAAGATGGATTCCTTTGCCTTTCAGCTCTACCTTATATAGTTTAACAAGTATCCTTGCTTTTTGTCATTAACAACATGTTCCTGGAACATGTTCCAGGCCTAGAGTTATTTAAGACATGGAACTATTTATTCTCCAAGGAACACTGAgttctatttatttactaaagattatttatttatttatttatttattttttaaagattttatttatttatttgtcagagagagagagagagcgcgtgcgcgtgcacaagcaggcagagaggcaggcagaggcagagagagaagcaggctccctgccgagcaaggagcctgatgtgggacttgatcccaaaaccctgggttcatgacctgagctgaaggcagcagcttagcccactgagccacccaggcatcccaagattttttatttttaagtaatctctacacctaatgtggggcttgaacctacaaccctgagatcaagggtcacatgtttcattgactgagccagccaggtgccctgtcccCTGagttatttatctaattaaattaattaaataaataaacaattaatttttaaagattttatttatttatttgagagagagagagagagagagtgccagcACAAGTGGgtgaatgggcagagggagaagcagactccctgctaagcagggagcctaaggtggggcttgatctctggaccctggaatcatgatctgagcagaaggcagccacttaattaaccagctgagctacccaggtgcccctcccctgtgGTTATTTTAAAGGTGAATAATATTTGAGGCAAAGATCCAAGGTTAAGAATGTGTATCAGATTTTTCCTGATGTTGTTTCTAGGCTACATTCATGACAACATTTGAATAagttatttcttttgaaaaccGCAAATTCACATCGGTATTTCCTATTTAAGTCAAGCATTGCCAACatccttttttatttaacttgaaTATACATTCTTACATTTATCTTCTCAACCACATACCTGCTTGTAGCCTGTAACCCCTGATCCAAATCGTAATGGCATCTTGTCTCTTCAGGGATCCTGCAGTTTCTCATTGACCATCATTCTCTAGTTGCTTTATGGATAGGTTCATCCATGCTGGGAGAATGGGATAGCACAGTAAGACAGAGAGATTTCATAATATCCGCAGGAGAGTGGTTGAAGGGATAAATCATAGCATCCAAGACAAGAGGAAGTTTAAGAAAGGAGGACAAGAGAGCACAaatcaggagaaagaagagaggccGAGGGATCGTCTGGAACAGCTACAGGAAGGTCGCTGAGACAGCCAGGAGGTGACGGTCAGAGTGTAGAGTGCTTGAAGTTCAGATGGCAAAGGTAGAGCCGTTCTAGGAGGTGGCCTTGTCATTGGCACATTCCATGCCTGGAGATCTACACTTGCTCACATGTGACTTTCTACCCCTACCTCCAGCCGTCTAAGGAAGTTCAGTACACCGACTCTTGGCTAGAGCGAACACATACACTCCATGTTttggatggggaggggagggccagagtCCATCCGGGACCTGGCCCAGATGGATACCCAGGTTCACTGCCTGCTGGCTGCCCCCATGTAAATGAAACACATATATCCTTTTCAGGCTGGGCACATGCCCTTCCTGCCCCACCAGCCATAGGTTCCAGGCCACGCTATGGTCCTCCCCACACTTCTGCTGGTGGCTAAGCCTCCTGCCCTAGCCCACATGGTGCTGGCTCAGCTTCTGATTGTGCTGGCCAAGATCCGTGATGCTGGCACACCTCATAGGAAGAAGCCTGCAGGGTACACTGAGGCTGGTCCATCTGGGCCGCAGTGGGGGCCTGTCAGGCTCacctgggccacctgtccctaaTAGCACTGAGTGGAGAGCTGGGGGTGGAGGAACAGGACGAGCAGAGTCTGCAAAGCAGCACAGGTCTCCCTACCTGGCAAACCCTGTGGGTACAAAGCGCTGCAGTGGGagactgggggtgggaggagaggtcCGAGGGGCCAGATCCTCAGACACCGCAGCTCTACTCTTTACTCTTCACCTTGGGCGTTAGGCACAGGAACCCATGCAAGAAAGTAGaatacaggcagacagagggagtcCTTCTCCTACCCCCAAAGAAGCTGCTTCTGGGGcaagagagggcagagggcagagggcagaaggcAGGGGTTAGAGTCCGATCCTTGAAAGGCTTGAACCTCTAGAGTGGGAAAATGAGGAAGCCAGAGAAGCTTGAATATTTCCAGCCACCCAGAAGGTTCCCCCGGCGCAGGCGTAGGGACACCCGGTCCCCCGGGTCCAGGGGCAGTAACACAGAGCTGGTGGCTGCCTCTCGAGTCACGTCAGGGTCGTTGGCAAAGGCTGAGATGACAGGCCATGTGTTCAGCATCAGGCTTACCTGGGGAGGTGAGCCCAGTTAGAATTTCTCCCCAGCCCTTGTCCCAAGACCTCCACTTTCCCAAGGGCTTCTTCTTTTCTCCAGCCCCCAAGGGACTCAGTAATCTTGGGAACTTGGAGCTCAGTGCGCTCTTGTGGGAGGGCTGAGAGGTGGCCAGTGTTGGCCCCTACCTCCTCTACACTCTCTGCTGGCTGCTATTTTGCTTCCTTGCTCCTgctaccccccctcccccgacacGCACAGGTCAATGGAGGGTCTACCTAGGAGTCACAGCTGGACTCCACTtattccctttccctcccctcccctcctgagCCACGAAAGGGCCCTAGCACACAGGTCACCTGGACAGTTTGGCGGTTGTACACCTTCACCACATGGAATCGGAAGCTATAGACACCACGGACAGGGGCCACGAAGGAGCCTGAGGCCCGGTCAAAGCCACCACCCTCATTTACCAGGACCTGTGGGAAGCAGACTCTATTAGTGGGGATCAGAGAAACTACTGGGTTGTGGGGAGGGGTAGTTAGTTAGGAAAAGAAGGGGTGGCAGGTAGACAAGAACAGGAGGAAGGCATGAATTCAAAGGAAATGGTGAGAAAGGACAAGGAGGTATGTAGGTAGGAAAGTAAGGAAGGGAGATGGGCAGTGGGGCTGAGGAGCACCTCGTCACATAGTAGGGGGTTTTTCCTTAAGAGCAAAGTAGGTTTGGGCAGTTGATTCCAGGTCCTTACAGGTCATCTGGACAAGGGTAGGGGGATTACCTGGTCAAAGTAGATGGCCCCACTGGTGCCATTGCTGATCTCTCCTGCTGGCTCATGGTGGTGGCTTCGGACTGCGGCAAATGCCACTCTTCCGGGGGGTGCTTCTCCTAGGGCTGCTCCCCCAGGGCCCCCTGCAGCAGCTCGGCCAGGCTCACAGACCACCAGGCACTCACCCTCCAGGAGGACAGGCTCTGTCCCCTCTTGGGCCCACCCGCACCCTAGGACCAGAAGCATCAGGACCAAGGGCAGCGGGGGGCTGGATAGGAGACCTGGTGGCCAGTGTCGCTTGGCTCCCAGCATGGCTGACTGGCTCTGTGACCCACAGGTCCTCCTTGTCTCCTGTCCCCTCTCAGTTCCGTGTTCCTTTCAGTTCCCTCTTCCTGTGGACTCTCACTACCTCTCACCCTGTTCCTTAGCCCTCTCTCTGGGTCTTACTGTCCCCTGGTCTCAGCATCCCTCTCTCCATACCTCTCTGTGCCCCACGACTCTGACCAGCCTCTCTCTCCCGCTGTCACTGCAGTTCCCTCCTCCTTGGCAGGGCATGAAGTGACAGCAGCAGttgggctggaggagggagaagggcgATGAAACAGCCAGACAGGAGGGCTACAGCCAGAACCCAGGGCAGCCCCTCTGGAGAGCACTAAAGGCTGCGTCTGGGACTACAGAGAACTTCGTATGTTCGTAATGTGAGAATGTGAGAATGTGAGTGCCTGTAGGTGCGTGTAAGTGCATGTGTGCCCAAGACAGCCCCACAGCCCCCTCTTTCTCCTTGTTCCTGCCCTCTTCAAAATCCCCCGCTAGTCAACAGCCCACTCAGCGGCTCCTTCCGGCTGTTGGACGAAAGCCAGAGCCCTGTCTTCTCCCTACAATTGTTTTGGTGGAAAGTGCTTGAGTCAACGGTGTCAGTATCTTGTGACCGTGGGccagtctctttctctccttaGTCTTCCGTATCTTCATCCGAAAGTAAAGGATGAGTCCCTTTTAAGGCCTTCTTCACTTCCAGCTCTCAACAAGTGGCTCCTCTCGCCCGAAAAACAGCTGCTCAGAACGAGCTGGAACCCAGACCCAGGGGAGAGACTAGCCCATCCGTGAGGCTGGGATGCCGAGCAGGGGTAGAAACCTACGGGCGAGTGGGCGGGCCCGAAGGCGGGGCCGTGGGCGGGCCAGGGAGGAGCCCGGCGGCAGGCGCGCGCTAAGGCCGGGAGCCAGCCCAGAGCGGGGTGGGGTCTGGCTGACTCCACCCCCGGCCAGGAAGTGACTCAAAAAACTGTTCGAGATGTGGAGAAGACAGGTCCCAGTTGGGTGAGGGCTTCGGGAAGGCCCGCCCAGATTCGGCCCCCCTACCCCGGCTCCGTGGCCCCCCCAGCTCTTCTCCGCTGAAGCTGGGGCGGGCAGGCATCGAGAGGCGCCGGCGGGCCTGAGGCCGAAGCGGGCGGCCGAGGCGGGTAGGCGCCCTCTCCCTCGCGCCCGGGCGGGGGGAGCCAAGTCGGAGCCCCAGTGCAGAGCGCGGCCTGGGGGAGGGACGGCCGGGGGCGGTGGCTACTGGCGGCCGTGGGCGGTCCCCGGCCTGGCGTCGGTCCCCGGGTGGGGCCGTAGCGCGACCGAGAGGAACGGCGGACGGCGGATGGagggggagaggtgggaggggctAGAAACCTTGGAAATGGCAGACTAGGGACTCCGGAGGGCATCCCAGTTCAAGCCTCGGTGAGGATTCGTCTTTAAGAGGCTAGTTTGGACCCGGAGACTGTAGAGACTCTGAGGAGAGAGACTGTTTTGTCATCTATccacttctggcctccagaccgAGCTGGAGccccccactcttcctgcttaGGGCCGTGGCCAGCCTTTTCCAGAGGCCAGATGCCCATCCCCAACAGGCAGCCTTGTTTGCCCATGAACTTTCTTCGGAGAGAAGACCCGATTCCGGATAATGTGACATTCCCTTCCTAGATGGACCTAGGGTGTTTACTAGATCGATAACTAGGTGCGACCTGTTGATCGCTAGTGTAGGCTGGGAGACCACAGTTTGGGTTGAGCGGGCGAGGAGGCTCAGAGCTGCCTTCCCTCCTTCCAGGGCTGGGTGGCCAGGCAGCCATGCCTACCTGGGGGGCTGGATCTCCGTCCCCTGACCGCTTTGCCGTGTCTGCGGAGGCCGAGGACAAGGTGCGGGAGCAGCAACCCTACGTGGAGCGCATCTTCAGCGTGGGGATGAGTGTCCTCCCTAAGGACTGTCCTGAGAACCCTCACATCTGGCTGCAGCTGGAGGGCCCCAAGGAGAACGCCAGCAGAGCCAAGGTGAACACCCCTGTCTGCCCCTTCAGGGAATAACGACTCCCTCCCCTACACTGAGCAGAGGAGTGGAGGGCCTGCTGGGGAGGATCTCCACTCACTCCTTGGTTGTCTTACTGGCAACCTCAGTGACTCTAAACTTGGAGGGACTTTGCAAATAGTATTTCTGTGGAGTTTCGGTTTCGTTTGAGCCGCGGTGAGCCAGGTTCTGCCACGACTTAGAGACAGGTGATTGTGTTGGAATCAGTTGTGGTGTTTGGGAGACTGGAGATAATCCAGGCAAGCAGGCCCCACCAAGGAATtcactgggggaggggaagccaggCCACATTGCTTCCTTGGGTCAGAGGTTGCAGTACAGCTCCACCAGCTACCAGCCCTGTGCAGAGTCTCCTGTTTCCTTATTTATGAAATGTGAATAATAGCAATGTCTACCTCATTGGCTTATTGTGAATGAGATAAAGCATGAGCTCAGCAAAAGTTAGCAATGACAGTCATTACAATAGAAATATTATCGCACATGCAAGCATAAATATTCAGAGAGACAGCCTTGTTAATTATAACAGTATCTTAAGTTGAGCCAAGTTCTAAATGGAAATATTAGCCATAGACTATCagctgaaaaaggaaagaagtagatTCTTGATCCCTTTAATCCTCACCTTTGTCAGGATCTATGGAGCTCCGTTGCTCTGCCCAGGTATCTTGGAGCTCAGAATGGAGTGCGATGGGCTTGAAGAAGCTACTGGACCATGTAGAATTCCAGCAGTCTCTTTTTTCTCTATCGCCTCACCCCCCCCCTCACCTGCCGTCCCAAATTCCTCTCCCAGGAGTTCCTGAAGGGTCTTTGCAGTCCTGAGCTGCAGGATGAAGTCCACTACCCACCCAAACTGCACTGCATCTTCCTGGGAGCCCAGGGCTTTTTCCTTGATTGCCTGGTCTGGAGCACATCAGCCCACCTTGTGCCAGGGCCCCCTGGTTCGCTGATGGTCAGTGGCCTGACTGAGGCCTTCGTCATGGCTCAGAGCAGAGTGGAGGAGCTGGTGGAGCGGCTGAGCTGGGACTTCCAGCCGGGGCGATCGCCTGGAGCCTTGCAGTGTGCCGGAGTGCTAGGAGACTTCTCTGCCCTGCTGCAGCCCTATAGGGATGCCCACACACAGGCCCTGCTGCGGTTGCCCCTGGCTGTCCAGGAGGAACTGTTGAGTTTGGTGCAGGATGCAACCAGGGATCAGGGGCCCCAGCCACAGCCCCCCTG is from Mustela lutreola isolate mMusLut2 chromosome 7, mMusLut2.pri, whole genome shotgun sequence and encodes:
- the CBLN3 gene encoding cerebellin-3 isoform X1 yields the protein MLGAKRHWPPGLLSSPPLPLVLMLLVLGCGWAQEGTEPVLLEGECLVVCEPGRAAAGGPGGAALGEAPPGRVAFAAVRSHHHEPAGEISNGTSGAIYFDQVLVNEGGGFDRASGSFVAPVRGVYSFRFHVVKVYNRQTVQVSLMLNTWPVISAFANDPDVTREAATSSVLLPLDPGDRVSLRLRRGNLLGGWKYSSFSGFLIFPL
- the CBLN3 gene encoding cerebellin-3 isoform X2; amino-acid sequence: MLGAKRHWPPGLLSSPPLPLVLMLLVLGCGWAQEGTEPVLLEGECLVVCEPGRAAAGGPGGAALGEAPPGRVAFAAVRSHHHEPAGEISNGTSGAIYFDQVSLMLNTWPVISAFANDPDVTREAATSSVLLPLDPGDRVSLRLRRGNLLGGWKYSSFSGFLIFPL